In Myxococcales bacterium, a genomic segment contains:
- a CDS encoding MoaD/ThiS family protein has translation MPKVEVPPRYRGPTSGLGLIEVDADSVRSSIEAVEVMHPGFRELILDDDGNLRRFVRLFLNGEALDRDAVDSPVSDSDHIQILAAVAGG, from the coding sequence GTGCCCAAGGTAGAGGTTCCGCCGCGCTACCGGGGACCTACGAGCGGTCTTGGTCTCATCGAAGTCGACGCTGACAGCGTGCGATCGAGTATCGAAGCCGTCGAGGTCATGCATCCCGGATTTCGCGAGCTCATTCTCGACGATGACGGCAATCTCCGCCGCTTCGTGCGCCTTTTCTTGAACGGCGAAGCGCTCGACCGAGACGCGGTAGACTCGCCCGTCTCAGATTCCGACCACATCCAGATTCTGGCGGCCGTAGCGGGGGGCTAG